TATCGAGAGGCTTATAGCGAGACGGACGGGAAAATCAACAACCGAAAGGCCCATCCGCGGGTGGGTGGCCGCGGCCATTCCGTGTTTTCGCAAGTCGTTATTTTTCATCAATGAAATGACCCCAATACCTGATACTCGCGGCGGTTAGGGCTTCCTGACATCCTTTTTCACCAAAAACGCCCGCAGGTCGGCCAACCGGTCGGTGTTAATCAAGTCGGCGTCAGCCGTGAGCAGTTCGCGCCACACTTCCGGTCGGTCCGGGGTGGCCCAGAACCGGACCAACCGCTTGTCCTTGTGGGCTTTCGCGACGTACGCTTTCAACTTCGTTCGCTCGGCGTCGGGCATCGACCCGGTGCCGTTCCATTTAAACTGCGACGCCCAGCTAGCACTCACCCACGGAACCAAGGCCGCCGGTGCGTCCGAGTCGAGGTCGGACGGGTGGCCGTCGATCGCGGCGTACCGGACTTGCTGTTTCGTGATCGCGTCCCGGTCGCAATTCCCGCTGATGACGACTGTGACCGCCTTGGCTTCGAGTTTGCCGTCCCGCACGACCGTCAGGATGTCCGCGTACCCTTGCAGTACCTTGGTCAGTTCGGCGTAAGTCTTCTTCGCGTCCGTTTTGACGTCGATCAGGAGGTGGAACGGCGGTCCGCTCGGGTAAACCTTCCCGCCGTTCGCCTTGGCCCGCTCGCGGAGGGGATCGAGGTAGAGAGCCTGGAGCGTGCGCCCGGTTCGGATGCCGAGCGGCGTATGAGCGACGAGTAACTTGTCTTGGCTCAGCCAAATGTCCGCCTCGACACTGCAAAACCCCTGATCGAGGGCGTCGAGGAGGGGCCGGGCGTGTTCGTAGTCGTTGTGAGCATGGGTCCGCGTCAGCGGAGTGACCGCGCGATCGGGCGGGGCAGCTTGCAATGGTTCTGTGAGTAAGACGCCAGCGGCTAACAAAAGCAGGCAACGTGTCATGTTAGCCCCGGTTCGAATGCGACGACGGAACGATGCCACTTGTCGGTAAGGTCGTGACCAGTGTCAGCCTGTCCGCCGTTTCTGAATGCGGTAAACGATGCGGAGCAGCAGCCAGTGGGGGATGAACCGCGCGAGCGACGCGCCCACCCAGTTCTGCACCCCGGGTACAACCACCCGGGTTCCCCGCATCGTCGCGCGGTAGGCGGCCTCGGCGACGGGACCGACTTCCATCGCGTAGGGGGCGTCGAACAGTTTCGTGTCTTCCATCGCCGCGACCGTGGCAAATTCCGTTCGCGTCGGCCCCGGGCAGAGACACGTGACGGTCACGCCGGTCCGCCTCAATTCATATGCCGTCGCCTCGGACAGCGATAGTACGTATGCCTTTGTCGCATAGTAGACCGCCATCAATGGCCCGGGCTGAAACGCGGCCGTCGAGGCGACGTTCAGGATGCGCCCCGTCCCACGGGCGACCATGCCGGGCAGGAACAGGCGCGTCAGGTCCGTGAGCGCGGCGACGTTCACTTGCACCATCGCGGCGACCCGCACCGGGTCGGCGTCCGCGAACGGCCCGTACACGCCGAACCCGGCGTTGTTGACCAGTACGTCCACGTTCAGGCCCGCAGCAGCCACTTTGTCGTACAACGCCCGCGGCGCGGCCGGGTCGGACAAGTCGGCTGGGAAGATGTGTACGGCGGCGCCGTGGCTCCGCGCGAGTTCGTCGGCCAGGGCGCGGAGTTCCGCCTCCCGCCGGGCGGTCAGGATCAGGTCGTGCCCGTTGCGGGCGAACACGCGGGCGAGTTCTTTCCCGATCCCGGCCGAGGCACCGGTGACGAGCGCGACGGGGCGCGGGGGCGGCATGCGGGCTCCAGCGGACAGAATGAGCGGGTGGTTTGCGGGCAATCATTTCGCCGCCGGCTTTACGCCTTGATCGAACCCTTGGGCCGGTCGCTCGTTCGTAATCAGTAGCGCGGACCGGTTGCGGCTCATGTAGTTCCAGATCCACTGTAAGAGGACGAGGACGCGATTCGAGAACTGGGCCAGGTACATGATGTGGATGAACAGCCACGCCAGCCACGCTAGCAACCCGCTAAACCGGAAC
The DNA window shown above is from Fimbriiglobus ruber and carries:
- a CDS encoding phosphatidylinositol-specific phospholipase C/glycerophosphodiester phosphodiesterase family protein, whose translation is MTRCLLLLAAGVLLTEPLQAAPPDRAVTPLTRTHAHNDYEHARPLLDALDQGFCSVEADIWLSQDKLLVAHTPLGIRTGRTLQALYLDPLRERAKANGGKVYPSGPPFHLLIDVKTDAKKTYAELTKVLQGYADILTVVRDGKLEAKAVTVVISGNCDRDAITKQQVRYAAIDGHPSDLDSDAPAALVPWVSASWASQFKWNGTGSMPDAERTKLKAYVAKAHKDKRLVRFWATPDRPEVWRELLTADADLINTDRLADLRAFLVKKDVRKP
- a CDS encoding SDR family NAD(P)-dependent oxidoreductase, translating into MPPPRPVALVTGASAGIGKELARVFARNGHDLILTARREAELRALADELARSHGAAVHIFPADLSDPAAPRALYDKVAAAGLNVDVLVNNAGFGVYGPFADADPVRVAAMVQVNVAALTDLTRLFLPGMVARGTGRILNVASTAAFQPGPLMAVYYATKAYVLSLSEATAYELRRTGVTVTCLCPGPTRTEFATVAAMEDTKLFDAPYAMEVGPVAEAAYRATMRGTRVVVPGVQNWVGASLARFIPHWLLLRIVYRIQKRRTG